In Thermodesulfovibrio thiophilus DSM 17215, a single genomic region encodes these proteins:
- a CDS encoding DUF4410 domain-containing protein: protein MPVCERECQEEIEKLKNSLVENLKQADLFENVGSEIADSELIINVRITELLRVTSKDRFWLGAAAGRAKVTGTVELFDTYQNKIIGTFLVEGQSSGGTVFAGGTQQAIEKFVEQLVHFMHEKIII from the coding sequence TGCCAGTGTGCGAGAGAGAATGTCAGGAAGAGATTGAAAAACTTAAAAACTCACTAGTTGAGAACCTTAAACAGGCAGATCTATTTGAGAATGTTGGATCAGAAATAGCGGATTCTGAGCTTATAATAAATGTAAGGATTACTGAACTACTCAGAGTTACATCGAAAGATCGATTCTGGTTAGGTGCAGCTGCTGGAAGAGCAAAGGTTACAGGTACAGTAGAATTGTTCGATACATATCAAAATAAAATCATCGGAACATTTCTTGTCGAAGGACAGTCTTCAGGAGGAACTGTATTTGCAGGAGGAACACAGCAGGCTATAGAAAAATTTGTTGAACAGCTGGTTCATTTCATGCATGAAAAAATAATTATTTAA